From a single Fusobacterium ulcerans ATCC 49185 genomic region:
- a CDS encoding lysine exporter LysO family protein translates to MLGIALSVIIGGLLGFFCKSPLILAHADNLIKFGLCLLLFFVGIDIGKNQSVFEQLKTLNKKVLLLPFITIIGSLLGGVLASFITTLSLGEGVAVSSGMGWYSFSAIELSKINAQLGGTAFLSNVFRELLAIFTIPFIAAKIGSFQSVSSAGATAMDSVLPVINRSNPPDISIIAFYSGLVITIVVPILVPAVVAIFNLS, encoded by the coding sequence ATGCTTGGAATAGCTTTATCCGTTATTATAGGAGGTCTTCTTGGATTTTTCTGTAAAAGCCCCCTTATATTAGCTCATGCTGACAATCTTATTAAGTTTGGATTGTGTCTTCTTTTATTCTTTGTTGGAATAGACATAGGAAAAAATCAAAGTGTATTTGAGCAGTTGAAAACTTTAAATAAAAAAGTATTATTACTGCCTTTTATTACAATAATCGGTTCTTTACTTGGAGGAGTTCTTGCCTCTTTTATTACAACTCTTTCTTTAGGAGAGGGAGTCGCAGTAAGTTCTGGTATGGGGTGGTATTCATTTTCTGCTATAGAACTTTCTAAAATAAATGCTCAATTAGGTGGAACCGCCTTTCTTTCAAATGTATTCAGAGAACTTTTGGCAATATTTACAATCCCATTTATAGCTGCTAAAATTGGATCATTTCAATCAGTGTCATCTGCTGGAGCTACTGCAATGGATTCTGTGCTTCCTGTTATAAACAGAAGCAATCCCCCTGACATATCTATAATAGCTTTTTATTCAGGTCTTGTAATCACAATAGTTGTTCCTATTTTGGTTCCAGCTGTTGTAGCAATATTCAATTTAAGTTAA